GAAAGACTTCAACTTTACGCCACAGTTCATGAGAAACCCCAAGAAACCAAACTGGTTGATCCTGTGGCATTCCTCAAGTTTCAAACTTTCCAACGAGGAAGCAGATTTAGCCAAAGCGACGAGTCCTTTCCCAGAAACAAGCAAGCATTTGTTCAGAGTAACATGCTTCAGATCGGTGCAACCGTTTCCAACAGCTTCAAGCGCAACATCAGTCATCCCTCTGCACGAGGTCACCGATAAAGACTTCAGTTTCTTCATCCCTTTCGCGTTTCCCATAACCCAAAACCCTTTCTCATTCACCCCTTGAAGACCATGAAGCACAAGATCAGTAACCGCCGCTCCGTAGTGTCCAAGAACTGCAAGAGAGAGACCGGTCACGTTCACCATCTGAAGCTTCACCTTCGTCAAGTAAGAACCAGCTTGAGCCAAGAGGAAAGAAACTCCTTGATCACCAATACGTGGACAGCTCTTGATAGAGATAGATCTCAGGTTACCACACCCTCTCGCAACCGCCCTCAACCCCTCGTTGCCGACGCCAGAGCACGAATCAATCGTGAGATCACTTAGATTCTTACAATTCTCAGCGATCGCAACCAAACCCTTATCAGTTATCCCAGGACACCGCGAAAGGTCAAGCTTTTCGATCATAGGACACGACCTTGCGATCTCAGAGACACCAACATCACTAACAGCAGGCAGATTCCAAAGAGACAGAACCTTAAGAGAGGCACAACCTCTTGCAACAGCTCCAAGTCCAGCGTCTGTAACCTTACTCTCAAACCCACTCCCACGGATCTGAAGCTTCCCCAACCCGCCGCAAGCAGATGTCCCGACAGAGATAGCAGCCAGCCTCAGATCCGTCGCCTTGTTCCCTTCCAAGCTCCTCGACAAGAACCCTTCACTCTCCACCTCCTCCACAGACTCGTCCCTAGTGATGCTGCTCAACACGCTAAGCCAATGCTTGGAGACGCAAGCGCACGCGCTCCTCTCTCGCCCTGAAGAAGGCAAGCGCCTGAGAATCTCAAACAAACACTCGTCAGGCAACACTTGGATCGAAGCTTGCTTCTCCTCGAAGGAACTGTAAAACGACGTCGCAGCAGCGGTAACGCGTAGTCTCTTGCGTGCTGGGAGGTATACGCCGGGACAGCTCCCTGGCGATAGATGCATGGATGATCCTCCTCCTCCAGTGAAAAACTCATCATCACCTATACGAATAAAGATCCATCATTTCTCTAATCTATAAATAGAAAGTAAAGATCCATCCTTTCTCTAATCCCAAAACCCTAGAATCTAACCAGAAGGTTCCTTATCAGCAAATCTATAAATAGAAAGTAAAAATCGAAGAGCATACCACTAACTCTGAAGATCCCAGACATGATTCGATCAACGTTTGAAGAAACTCGAAGATGATAAAGAGACAGAGATACATAAAACGAGAAGAACCCTAGAAGATTAGGGCAAAAAGGGTGACGGAGATTtacagagaggaagaagaaagattaaAACTTTGAGAGATTTGAGAATGGAGGAAAAATTGTGAAACTGTCTTttaagaggaaggagaagatgtTGGGGAGCTTACGGTGGGGGTTAATGTAGGGGATAAAAACTCTTAGGTTCAATGTATACACGCGAGAAAGTCGGATTCCTTCTCTTCCTTCTTTGTTCCTTGAACCCATCGAACCCCcaattgttattattttaattttcgcacgacataaacattattataaggagaaaatataaattataaagttttgaGAGCTAAAGGTTGACAGAAAAGGCTGAATACATTGAAGGGGAATGGCAAGGAAATGTTGAGTACATGCATTGTTGACGAAGTAATAACATTGAGAAGGTCGACTTGGCTGatggtttttttaatattatattgtttaGTTGTAGAAAAACATGACTGTTACAATGCTAGTCATtgtttatttgaaaaaataatatcaaatctTGGATATCTCCTAACGTGTTTTCTTAATGATGTTATATATGGAGATAACATAAGCCTTTGTTCAAGAAAGATATGTGAGGATATCATAATCCAAATCCATGCAGATCTTGTATTTGAGAAGTCCAATTTGAAAAGCTCCTCTTGACTTCGATTTGtgaaatcatatgaatatgtgGAATATGATGTTTCttaaaaacatatttgtatATTCGAGGGGATTATTTAATCGTagaattagaaaataatttcaGACAACATAATTCATTCTTATTCAATAATGACTACAAATTTTGCATTAAGACTTGGTGTGTTAGAGTATTAGATATGACATTAATGTGTGCAATCAGGGAATTAATTATGcgattaattatataaaacccGACAGAAAGTATTCGTTATAGCTCATAATGACTACTATTTCTGAGTGAAATGATGATAGACTGTCTTTGGTACTACTTTTTGCCTATTTGGTATATACAAAACCTATATTATAGTTCTCTTAACCAAACTGAACCGGTTTATTCAGTAATATAGAAAACCTCAATAAACATCCATCATGTCTACTTGTTACAATTTAGTCACAGTTAAACAATTAGCCAGTTGAGCTGTCTGTCATATGCTGTTCATGTATTTAGATGTGTATAGTTTCACTAGTTGCAGCATCATTAATTAACAAgttatgaaaacaaaataaaaatgttggtgaggttttaaaaagaagaaaagcaaagaatattatttgttttaaaaggcAACGAAAGTGATGGTTAAGGCTGACAAACCAAAAAGATCGAATACATTGAAGGAGAGGACATTGTTCAAGTACATGCATTGTAAACAAAGCCTTTTTTTTCTTGGTAGGATGAAAATTGTTGACAAAGCATTGGAAGGTTGGGTTCTTTGAACTTTTATAGATTTTCACCTTGaaggaaataaataaaacacacacataattGTGACGACATGAATTATTGCTTGTTCTAAAGAATCAGTCCAACTGTTGAGTACGTCGTTACATTGTTTATTTAATAAATCtctgaaaaaaataagaagtatCGTTCTAAAACACAAGGGTGTATGCCTGTCTGTATATGCAACCTTCTTGGATAGTAAGACGAATCAACCTTAGTAGTAacttaaaacacacacaaaactaTTTAGTCACAATAGCAACCAAGACAAGTCATTATATTCCTTTTGAAAAATTAGTAAATTACCAATGGATGATGCTGAGAGTGACGTAGAAGACAATGAAGAAAGTCATTTTGACAATGGTCAGACATATACAACTTGAAAGATAAATTTACTTTCTCGGcaataatttgattttggtaggattttcttcaaaatcagTTCACACCCTTAATCATTTATACGTACACAATAAGACTAAAGATGCCACAATTCAGATATTACACAcacataagaaaaagaaaaagaggaaagTAAGTTTGAAAGAGTTACAAAATCAATCATACAAGCCCTCTTGCTCCCACACATCCACCAGAAAATCCACCATTTCCTGCCAATAATCAAATAATCATTACAGATCAACAAACAATGAAACTCACATGTAAATAAATctgtaataagaaaaaaaaaatgcttacaGGAAGAGGTATTGGACGTGAGAACCGCTTGTTCACACCCAACAGGCTCTCATATGTTGCATTCCAGCTGCACAAAAACGAAATAATCACATTTACTCAGTAAGTTATACACAAAAGAACTTTGAATCTTCTCCATAAACTATTTTCTGGAAAGACCCTCATCTTCTATAACCTAAGAAACGCCTTGAGGACTAAAGAGAATAAGTAACCACAAGACACCCATTCTTGTAAGGCTAAGCTCTTCCCACTCTTAGGATGGCTTGCTGATGcatatttatttacatttttaagaaAGAATGATACATGAATGGTGTCACTCAATTGATTTTCTTTTACTCATTGATCCCTGCccttttatattatgtatagaTCCAGTTAAGAAGTTCAAATACAATGTTCAGTGGATGAGAACGTAACTATTGATGAAAGCACTGAATGATAGAGCTAACAACTAAATTCATGAAATAACTGGAATCCTATTTAGCCATCTTTCTTAAGCAagaaaatgtatataatataattgCATTTTTAACAGAGAAATTTGTGtatatatcaaattattttGAGAAGATGAATGACCATCTACACTACCGCAAACTAACAATTTTGTTTTATCTGTGAATGCACATTAGTAAAtatcaaaatcaattttttttttcaatatttgaTTCTTGTTCCTAATAAAATTCTGTGAAGAACAACTACACtcataaagagaaaaagaaagctaGCTTTCACCAACCTTATTGTAGGTTCTCGAACTTTGGCCTTTGTTCGAGAAGATCCACTTGCAAGCCATTGTTGTCTAGTTTGGTTCCAGAGGTTCAATCCTAGCCAGGATAAAAAAAGAACAGACACAACAAAGAACAAGAATAAGAATAGACATAGCAGAGAACcaagatgtaaataaaataaaaaacaatctGAAAATCGAACAGGCCAAAACATACCAATACACTAGATAAGTGGAGGAGATAGTTCACAGATAGTGTAAGTGGAAAGAAAATCAACTCACCGGTGTTTACAAATTCATTGGGGTTGCTACTACTACTTGCAGAAGTAGCAGTGTTGTTAGTGAAGCTAATAGAAGACACGCTTCTCTGTGACTGCATTGTGCTGTTGTTATCCATATCGCAGGTGCTCGTGCTCCAGAAATCGTCTGATACGCTCGGCTTCTTGACTAAACGACCTTGAATCCTTAACCCTTTAGAAGGCTCATCCACTGCAACTATAAGCGGTGGTGGTTTATTACAGCTCCCAAAACAACCTCTGTACTGTTGCAAAACCCcacataaaccaaaaaaaaacgcCAGTGAGAAGACTTGAAACAAAAGATAGCAAAACTGAAAACTTGAGAGATGCTTTGAATCAATATTCTTTTGCTTAAAATGCAAGCAACAACCATATATACTACATATGCATAGTTTCCATACAGAGAGATAGATAGTAGTAGGTATAAGCTAAGCTAAGCTAACCTACAGATATAATGAAACAATTACAAGATGTAAAAAGATGATGGGTCAGATTCAGAAACAATAAAGTTTTCAACTTTACTCCATTAGAAGAAAACTAAAGATCCAGACTCACCCCATGCAACCAAATAACTGGAAGATCCAAGAAGGAATATATTCACGGATATGCATCTACAGCAACCAAAGTAGCGACCTTCTAATCAAGATCCTGATCCCAGGCAGCAGAAGTCTCACAATCCTgctatttcaaaaaaaaaaaaacaaatccaatTTTTCCATATTTGGCCGAAATCAATCACTCAATTGAAAAGAAATATGGAAAAATAACCTCAGAAATGGCATATTCGGGGGAAATTGAGATTAGGGTTTTGTTCAGCCACCTCCCCAGCAGCTTGATTGATTACACAACAGaagtgtcttcttcttctttttcttcttcgtccttTATTCcactttttttcttctcctaACTCGTGttctgcgtgtgtgtgtgtgtggtgtGGTTCTGCAAGAATAgaaaaattctgtttttttttcacaaatagATTTATCAGTTATTCTTTACAACTGTACTTCtattataaataaatcatttttaatgtgtagaaaatactttttttttctacctACCGTTTATCAACCAGCTccttaaatatgatttttaatcagAACTTTTTCCTTTACATaattctattaaaattattttttctttaattataaaattttgtttgttgaAAATATTAGAAAGCAATAATTTCCAAaagcttttcctttttttttttgatttattgaGTATAGAAAAGAAAGATATTCGTGCATGTGACAGCCAGCCACTATGTTTACTGATGAGGCATACTTTTTCCGTCAACGCacattttatttccttttgttATTGTCACGATTTCATTATTAATTCGAGAATTTCCAAGCTAAGTAATCCTCTGCACTATAAAGAGATGACGTTGTTTAGTTCCtttttggttgatttgtggATGTAATTGCATAACAATGTTATGAATAgacatttataaacaaaataaaaaaaaagaagaaaaagtatTAATGAGTGAACATGGTATATGAATGTATTGTGTCGGCAGTGTGAATGGATAAGTTGATTTATGTCGCCATCTCAATTATTAATAATGTGAAAGAAGAGTTTTCATTAGGTTTCATCCATACGTTTGATTAAAAAGCCTAATGAAGGGTCTAGACTCTAGATGTGTAGCACTACTAGTCTACTAGCTTCAAATTTTCCTCTATTTTATGAGTTCTCAAGAGTTGCCAATATTAACATAAAGCATGTATACATCTCCAATCGTAGTTGTTTTAGTGTTACTGCTAAATTGAGTTTCTTCTGCTAAGTATTTAACTAATCTTGATGTTGTGACATCTATATTAATATAGGCATGCATGTATGGTTTAATAGAAATTCATATATTTGGGACACAACATAATAGAATGCACAAGATTGCTTGATTAATCAATATTTACTAACTGTAAACCGAAATTTCACATTCTGTTAATATGCGACACAAGTGTTACAGCATCTAAGTAGTTAGGATTGGAGGGAGAAAATTAGTTTTTTCGCCTAAAACCTTTGCGTTAGTATCAGGAAAGAACTCAGCGCCCGCAAGACTTGTTACTTCCCCGTTGCTACCAATGCTAATCGGATAACTAAGCAAATGGCCCGGTAGATCGTGATCCCGAGGGTACACTTGTGCTGAGTATAGTCCCCATAGCTCGT
This genomic interval from Brassica napus cultivar Da-Ae chromosome A6, Da-Ae, whole genome shotgun sequence contains the following:
- the LOC106348528 gene encoding EIN3-binding F-box protein 2-like — translated: MSGIFRVSGDDEFFTGGGGSSMHLSPGSCPGVYLPARKRLRVTAAATSFYSSFEEKQASIQVLPDECLFEILRRLPSSGRERSACACVSKHWLSVLSSITRDESVEEVESEGFLSRSLEGNKATDLRLAAISVGTSACGGLGKLQIRGSGFESKVTDAGLGAVARGCASLKVLSLWNLPAVSDVGVSEIARSCPMIEKLDLSRCPGITDKGLVAIAENCKNLSDLTIDSCSGVGNEGLRAVARGCGNLRSISIKSCPRIGDQGVSFLLAQAGSYLTKVKLQMVNVTGLSLAVLGHYGAAVTDLVLHGLQGVNEKGFWVMGNAKGMKKLKSLSVTSCRGMTDVALEAVGNGCTDLKHVTLNKCLLVSGKGLVALAKSASSLESLKLEECHRINQFGFLGFLMNCGVKLKSFSMANCLGISEAPLPSSSTSCSSLRLLSIRHCPGFGDASLSFLGKLCHQLQDIELCGLNGVTDAGVFELVQSNSVGLVKVNLSGCINVSDNAVSAVSVCHGRTLESLNVDGCKNITDASLVAVAKNCYSVNDLDVSNTLVSDQGVKALASSPNHLNLQVLSIGGCSGVTDKSKACIQKLGRTLLGLNIQRCGRISSSTVDNLLEHLWRCDILY
- the BNAA06G27650D gene encoding uncharacterized protein BNAA06G27650D; this translates as MHIREYIPSWIFQLFGCMGGCFGSCNKPPPLIVAVDEPSKGLRIQGRLVKKPSVSDDFWSTSTCDMDNNSTMQSQRSVSSISFTNNTATSASSSSNPNEFVNTGLNLWNQTRQQWLASGSSRTKAKVREPTISWNATYESLLGVNKRFSRPIPLPEMVDFLVDVWEQEGLYD